A stretch of Buteo buteo chromosome 21, bButBut1.hap1.1, whole genome shotgun sequence DNA encodes these proteins:
- the WDR6 gene encoding tRNA (34-2'-O)-methyltransferase regulator WDR6 encodes MSAERSGGGAAAAAKMESVALVAPVTALEFAGDALLAGTGPEVVAFRLSGGGQAAAGRRSVLREASVQGLRAEPGPGPGGGAAVRVAAFGGRWLAVLAVRRGGPGDGPRLAGCGGGAARELGARVWEARWAAGGRLALALGGGTVALYEWRGGGRWLRRASCGGAGALRCAALAGRTWARLALAAGTAAGTVVVWRAAEAAAPRRSLRGHRGAVLALCYAAPRGLLASASEDRSVRLWAVGELGGGDGGRCLLVCYGHGARVAAVVLRGPRPVSAGEDGACLEWDGGGGVRRARRGHRGALRALALRPAGGCLATGGDDGGVRFWRPRRAAPAPAALALGAPGRPRAAVLAGPRRVLALDEAGGLAAYEAAAGRWGPVLPPPAAGGARGALAAAPLPGGDEALCALAGGDGRLLLFALSRPGAAAGLRLFEGAVRGLGWASQPGLPPGAAALLVSGPDGEMLWLDVAHRPGRAPRVRLTGRYLLPPCKQRWHTCAAFLPQGGLLVCGDRRGSLLLFPCGGSPGWAAESAGGTDGGTDPGGEDSGSGSEPSRLLCKGALPLETPLSVLFGLHGKTGVTSVTCHGDYIYSTGRDGCYRQLRLRGQQLEVLRKHRPCKGLQWIEELRFAPDGDLLVLGFHADNFVVWSSRTGENLCCVPCGGGHRSWSYCSSPEAEAFAFIKCGDVMLYRCEAEPREQQVLLASLHGREIACVRRLGAVEVPGHATLNIFVTGSEDTTACVLALSEGSRAAVPLARLSDHISSVRALALAGPMGPGDEGFGDKGLSALLFSAGGRAQIECYRLLCSRDPASESAVACQVIHVASHRLDEHWERKKNRHKLVKMDPETRYMSLSVVPGTSTEQLPMPWKFLAAACSDGSVRVFGLLEATQKLVLVAESFHHQRCVLKVEAFLHMRAGGERRHLLCSAATDGSVAFWDITSPIADAADALCREEGEMQLLALGAPLLTVMAHSCGVNSLHVHETPEGRYLVASGSDDGSIHLCLLEVALGGGEAVAGTCLRVLERVARPCAHAAHVTGIRVLRPDLLLSASVDQRLTLWRRGPGGLDALSTTFFHVPDLAELDCWEVAEAGRELQYYCVLCGQGLEMLHGTAPPEPPPPEAHQ; translated from the exons ATgagcgcggagcggagcggcggcggtgccgctgccgccgccaaGATGGAGTCGGTGGCGCTGGTGGCGCCGGTGACGGCGCTGGAGTTCGCGGGGGACGCGCTGCTGGCGG GTACGGGCCCGGAGGTGGTGGCGTtccggctgagcggcggcgggcaggcggcggcggggcggcggagCGTGCTGCGTGAGGCCAGCGTGCAGGGGCTGCGGGCCGAgccgggccccggccccggcggcggagcggcggtGCGGGTGGCGGCCTTCGGCGGGCGCTGGCTGGCGGTGCTGGCGGTGCGGCGCGGCGGTCCGGGCGACGGGCCGCGGCTGGcgggctgcggcggcggggcggcgcgggagCTGGGGGCGCGGGTGTGGGAGGCGCGgtgggcggcgggcgggcggctggCGCTGGCGCTGGGCGGCGGGACCGTGGCGCTGTACGAgtggcggggcggcgggcgctggcTGCGGCGGGCGAgctgcggcggggccggggcgctgCGCTGCGCCGCGCTGGCGGGGAGGACCTGGGCGCGGCTGGCGCTGGCGGCCGGCACGGCGGCGGGGACGGTGGTGGTGTggcgggcggcggaggcggcggccccgcggcggaGCCTGCGCGGGCACCGGGGCGCCGTGCTGGCGCTCTGCTACGCGGCGCCGCGGGGGCTGCTGGCCTCCGCCTCCGAGGACCGCAGCGTGCGGCTCTGGGCCGTGGGCGAGCTGGGCGGCGGGGACGGCGGCCGCTGCCTGCTGGTGTGCTACGGCCACGGGGCGCGGGTGGCCGCCGTGGTGCTGCGGGGACCGCGCCCGGTCAGCGCCGGGGAGGACGGCGCCTGCCTGGAGtgggacggcggcggcggcgtgcggcgggcgcggcgggggcaCCGCGGAGCCCTGCGCGCCCTGGCCCTGCGTCCCGCCGGCGGCTGCCTCGCCACGGGCGGCGACGACGGCGGCGTCCGCTTCTggcggccccggcgggcggccccggccccggcggcgctGGCGCTGGGGgccccggggcggccgcgggccgCGGTGctggcggggccgcggcgggtGCTGGCGCTGGACGAGGCGGGCGGGCTGGCGGCCTacgaggcggcggcggggcgctgGGGGccggtgctgcccccccccgccgccggcggggcccgCGGGGCGCTGGCGGCCGCCCCCCTGCCCGGCGGCGACGAGGCGCTCTGCGCCCTGGCCGGCGGCGACGGGCGCCTCCTCCTCTTCGCCCTCagccgccccggggccgccgccgggctgcggctgtTCGAGGGGGCCGTGcgagggctgggctgggcttcCCAGCCCGGGCTGccccccggcgccgccgccctCCTGGTCTCCGGCCCCGACGGGGAGATGCTCTGGCTGGACGTCGCCCACCGGCCCGGGCGGGCGCCCCGGGTGCGGCTCACGGGACGGTACCTGCTGCCCCCCTGCAAGCAGCGCTGGCACACCTGCGCGGCCTTCCTGCCCCAGGGAGGGCTCCTGGTCTGCGGGGACCGCCGgggctccctcctcctcttcccttgcGGCGGCTCCCCGGGGTGGGCTGCGGAAAGCGCCGGCGGTACCGATGGCGGCACCGACCCAGGCGGCGAGGACTCCGGCAGCGGGTCGGAGCCCTCTCGCTTGTTGTGCAAAGGGGCTCTTCCCCTCGAGACGCCGCTGTCTGTGCTCTTCGGGCTCCACGGGAAGACGGGGGTTACCTCGGTGACCTGCCACGGGGACTACATTTACAGCACCGGCCGGGACGGCTGCTACCGCCAGCTCCGCCTGCGGGGCCAGCAGCTGGAGGTCCTGCGGAAGCACCGGCCCTGCAAAGGGCTGCAGTGGATCGAGGAGCTGCGCTTCGCCCCGGATGGGGACCTCCTCGTGCTGGGCTTTCACGCCGACAACTTCGTGGTGTGGAGCAGCAGGACCGGCGAGAACCTCTGCTGCGTCCCCTGCGGTGGGGGGCACCGCTCCTGGAGCTACTGCAGCAGCCCCGAGGCCGAGGCCTTCGCCTTCATCAAGTGCGGGGACGTGATGCTGTACCGCTGCGAGGCCGAGCCCCGCGAGCAGCAGGTGCTCCTGGCATCCCTGCACGGGCGGGAGATCGCCTGCGTGCGGCGCCTGGGGGCGGTGGAGGTGCCCGGCCATGCCACCCTTAACATCTTCGTCACCGGCAGCGAGGACACCACGGCCTGCGTCCTGGCGCTCAGCGAGGGCTCCCGGGCAGCTGTGCCCCTCGCCCGGCTCAGTGACCACATTTCCAGCGTGAGGGCGCTGGCGCTGGCTGGCCCCATGGGACCCGGTGACGAGGGCTTCGGTGACAAGGGTTTGTCTGCCCTCCTCTTCTCTGCGGGTGGCCGGGCACAGATCGAGTGCTACCGCCTGCTGTGTTCCAGGGACCCAGCCTCCGAGAGCGCTGTGGCCTGCCAGGTCATCCATGTGGCCTCCCACCGGCTGGATGAGCACTGGGAGCGGAAGAAGAACAGGCACAAGCTTGTCAAGATGGACCCGGAGACAAG GTACATGTCCCTCTCGGTCGTGCCTGGGACCAGCACCGAGCAGCTGCCAATGCCCTGGAAGTtcctggctgctgcctgcagtgaCGGATCAGTCCG GGTCTTCGGGCTGCTGGAGGCCACCCAGAAGCTGGTGCTGGTGGCGGAGTCATTTCACCACCAGCGCTGTGTGCTCAAGGTGGAGGCGTTCCTGCATAtgcgggcaggaggggagag GAGGCACCTCCTGTGCAGTGCAGCCACCGACGGCAGCGTCGCCTTCTGGGACATCACCAGCCCCATTGCGGACGCGGCGGACGCCCTGTGCCGAGAGGAGGGAGAGATGCAGCTCCTGG CCCTGGGCGCCCCGCTGCTCACCGTCATGGCCCACAGCTGCGGCGTGAACAGCCTCCACGTCCACGAGACGCCGGAGGGACGGTACCTGGTGGCCAGCGGCAGCGATGACGGCTCCATCCACCTCTGCCTGCTGGAGGTAGCCCTGGGCGGGGGCGAGGCCGTGGCGGGGACCTGCCTGCGTGTCCTGGAGCGGGTGGCCAGGCCCTGCGCCCACGCCGCCCACGTGACGGGAATCCGGGTGCTGCGGCCGGACCTGCTGCTCTCCGCCTCGGTGGACCAGCGCCTGACGCTGTGGCGCCGGGGCCCGGGTGGGCTGGACGCGCTCAGCACCACCTTCTTCCACGTGCCTGACCTGGCCGAACTGGACTGCTGGGAGGTGGCGGAGGCCGGCAGGGAGCTGCAGTACTACTGCGTGCTCTGCGGGCAGGGCCTGGAGATGCTGCACGGCACGGCTCCCCCCGAGCCCCCTCCGCCGGAGGCTCACCAGTAA
- the DALRD3 gene encoding LOW QUALITY PROTEIN: DALR anticodon-binding domain-containing protein 3 (The sequence of the model RefSeq protein was modified relative to this genomic sequence to represent the inferred CDS: deleted 3 bases in 2 codons), whose translation MAACPFQPARAQDGRPGALRAAPNMAAACDSAVGGGGRAGMSSGLRGGRAGRAPMDTGEGRPGVAATLRALNGALGRPAALWVKENGARNLRHRDFLAPRAALNAAFPGGQVPADVMAGVTSLGGPGVLAVRGCQETPAGLAVQVRRPEAFRRLLAPLPGPAPAAGPQAGWVVLHCPALRGPAAALRPRRLRTVLLADHLAQLLRAQGVGVRLVPALAEEGSREVLRQLRVDWPSGSGGSALPDTVSALKRALGRSPCAAACEQGPGAAALPEDVICKVHLKSFVEQQGLVGYDPNLDVLLVTEGKLRSLAELQQAVLQCAAGGQGSCCSIVHVVSCEEEFRQQQLDLLWRILDPGAHTALQKHLVCGPVKVTNPSSPIGADQYFQLRKRQMYEASVMKYGELAQDEAWTEVIDTLTVAAIRFEMLSTAHRSQITLDLEDSSISTKGTKSGAFVMYNCARLATLFDTYQRAVERGTYPALPPVSELNFSCLREEGEWLLLFNYLLPFPEVLQQAAELPTPTKGIRITANTETVCKFLIQLSMDFSSYYNRVHVLGEPFPHLFDQMFARLQLLGAVRDMFHSALATLHLPPLSQI comes from the exons atggccgcc tGCCCTTTCCAACCCGCCCGCGCCCAAGATGGCCGCCCGGGAGCGCTGCGCGCCGCGCCCAACATGGCGGCCGCCTGCGACAGCGCAgttggggggggcgggcgggccgggaTGTCA TCCGGTCTGCGGGGCGGAAGAGCCGGCCGTGCTCCCATGGACACGGGCGAGGGCCGGCCGGGGGTGGCGGCGACGCTGCGGGCCCTGAACGGGGCGCTGGGGCGGCCCGCCGCCCTCTGGGTGAAGGAGAACGGCGCCCGCAACCTGCGGCACCGGGACTTCCTGGCGCCGCGGGCCGCGCTGAACGCCGCCTTCCCCGGGGGGCAG GTGCCCGCCGACGTCATGGCGGGCGTGACGTCATTGGGAGGCCCGGGAGTGCTGGCGGTGCGGGGCTGCCAGGAGACGCCGGCGGGGCTGGCGGTGCAGGTGCGGCGTCCCGAGGCCTTCCGTCGCCTGCTGGCccccctgcccggcccggcccccgcggcggggccgcaGGCAGGCTGGGTGGTGCTGCACTGCCCGGCCctgcgcggccccgccgccgccctgcGGCCGCGCCGCCTCCGCACCGTCCTGCTGGCCGACCACCTGGCCCAGCTGCTGCGTGCCCAGGG GGTCGGCGTCCGCCTGGTCCCTGCCCTCGCCGAGGAGGGGAGCCGGGAGGTCCTGCGGCAGCTGCGCGTCGACTGGCCCTCCGGCTCCGGTGGCTCGGCCCTCCCTGACACCGTCTCGGCCTTGAAGCGGGCGCTGGGCCGGTCACCCTGTGCCGCAGCCTGTGAGCAGGGGCCGGGCGCAGCTGCGCTGCCTGAGGATGTCATCTGTAAAGTGCACTTGAAGAGCTTTGTGGAGCAGCAGGGCTTGGTGGGCTACGACCCCAATCTAGATGTCCTTCTGG TGACGGAGGGGAAGCTGCGGTCcctggctgagctgcagcaagcTGTTCTGCAGTGTGCG gctggaggccaggggagctgctgcagcattgTGCATGTGGTCAGCTGCGAGGAGGAATTCCGGCAGCAGCAGTTGGACCTGCTCTGGAGGATTTTGGACCCAGGAGCCCATACAGCTTTGCAG AAACACCTTGTCTGTGGGCCAGTGAAGGTGACAAACCCCTCATCACCCATCGGGGCAGACCAGTACTTCCA GCTCCGAAAACGCCAGATGTACGAAGCCTCCGTGATGAAGTATGGGGAGCTTGCGCAAG ATGAGGCCTGGACTGAGGTGATTGATACCCTCACAGTGGCTGCCATCAGGTTTGAGATGCTGAGCACTGCTCACCGGAGTCAG ATCACCCTGGACCTGGAGGACAGCAGCATCTCCACAAAGGGAACCAAGAGCGGCGCCTTTGTGATGTACAACTGTGCCAGGTTGGCCACGCTCTTTGACACCTACCAGCGGGCTGTGGAGCGGG GAACAtacccagctctgccaccagtgtcagaactgaacttctcctGCCTCCGGGAAGAG GGCGAATGGCTCCTGCTCTTCAACTatctcctgcccttccctgaagtcctgcagcaggcagcagagctgcccacaCCCACCAAGGGGATCCGGATCACAGCCAACACAGAGACA GTGTGCAAGTTCCTGATACAGCTCAGCATGGATTTCAGCTCCTACTACAACCGGGTCCACGTCCTGGGG GAGCCATTCCCTCACCTTTTTGACCAGATGTTTGCCcgcctccagctgctgggagcagtgaGGGACATGTTCCACAGCGCGCTGGCGACTCTGCACCTCCCTCCTCTCAGCCAAATCTGA
- the NDUFAF3 gene encoding NADH dehydrogenase [ubiquinone] 1 alpha subcomplex assembly factor 3 isoform X2, whose protein sequence is MAVAALRLLGPAARRAAGGPPCRAHRLTPADDELYQRTRVTVLEPESPNTMFIEGYSSRGFTISGDLVVGPCAVLPRTILQWNVGSYRDISHESLSLFRLLEPQIEILVLGTGDRVERLHPAMLKHMRESGIAVEVQDTPNACATFNFLTSEKRVAAAGLIPPRGTYKGM, encoded by the exons ATGGCGGTGGCGGCTCTGAGGCTGCTGGGaccggcggcgcggcgggcggcgggcgg GCCGCCGTGCCGGGCTCACCGCCTCACACCAGCGGACGACGAACTCTACCAGCGGACACGGGTGACGGTGCTGGAACCGGAGTCCCCCAACACCATGTTCATCGAGGGCTATAGCAGCCGCGGCTTCACCATCAGCGGGGACCTGGTGGTGGGACCCTGCGCCGTCCTGCCCCGCACCATCCTCCAGTGGAAC GTTGGCTCCTACAGGGACATCTCGCATGAGAGTCTGTCGCTGTTCCGGCTGCTGGAGCCTCAAATAG AGATCCTGGTGCTGGGCACAGGAGACAGGGTGGAGCGGCTCCACCCTGCCATGCTGAAGCACATGCGGGAGAGCGGGATTGCTGTGGAAGTGCAGGACACG CCAAACGCATGTGCAACCTTCAACTTCCTAACCAGTGAAAAGCGCGTGGCAGCTGCTGGGCTCATCCCTCCACGGGGCACCTACAAGGGGATGTAG
- the NDUFAF3 gene encoding NADH dehydrogenase [ubiquinone] 1 alpha subcomplex assembly factor 3 isoform X1, with the protein MFIEGYSSRGFTISGDLVVGPCAVLPRTILQWNVGSYRDISHESLSLFRLLEPQIEILVLGTGDRVERLHPAMLKHMRESGIAVEVQDTPNACATFNFLTSEKRVAAAGLIPPRGTYKGM; encoded by the exons ATGTTCATCGAGGGCTATAGCAGCCGCGGCTTCACCATCAGCGGGGACCTGGTGGTGGGACCCTGCGCCGTCCTGCCCCGCACCATCCTCCAGTGGAAC GTTGGCTCCTACAGGGACATCTCGCATGAGAGTCTGTCGCTGTTCCGGCTGCTGGAGCCTCAAATAG AGATCCTGGTGCTGGGCACAGGAGACAGGGTGGAGCGGCTCCACCCTGCCATGCTGAAGCACATGCGGGAGAGCGGGATTGCTGTGGAAGTGCAGGACACG CCAAACGCATGTGCAACCTTCAACTTCCTAACCAGTGAAAAGCGCGTGGCAGCTGCTGGGCTCATCCCTCCACGGGGCACCTACAAGGGGATGTAG